From the Streptococcus sanguinis genome, the window AGATTTTTGTAGAGGCAAGGGATTTGATTGAAGCAGGCAAGTTTAGCTCAGATCAAGCCTTTGTGCTGGATGAGGCGATTCACAAACTGCATCCGAAAAATCGTTTTCTCGATACCGGATTTTATGATTATGACCCTGATATGGTAAAATAAAATTAGAAACGAGAACTCTTTTTAGGAGTTCTTTTTTGAGAATAAAAAACATTTATAAATTAGGGTTAAAAAATAGATATTTTTAAATATTTTTTGAATTAATTCGAATAATCTGAAAATTAGAATTGTGAAAATAATTCAAAGAACCTTGCTTTTAGGGGTAAATTACTATAAAATAATAAGGATTAGACATCAACACTTTTATATTGCAAATAGGAGAAAATGATGGCAAGAAAGTTGAAACGACCAGAGGTGTTATCACCTGCTGGTACTTTGGAAAAGCTAAAAGTAGCTGTTCGATATGGAGCAGATGCTGTTTTTATTGGCGGACAGGCCTATGGTCTGCGCAGCCGAGCTGGGAACTTTACCTTTGAACAGATGGAAGAAGGGGTTCAGTTTGCGGCTAGTTATGGTGCCAAGGTCTATGTCGCGGCCAATATGGTCATGCACGAGGGCAATGAAGAGGGAGCTGGTGAGTGGTTCCGCCGTTTGCGAGACATCGGGATTGCGGCTGTCATTGTTTCAGATCCAGCTTTGATTGCTATTGCAGCATCAGAAGCACCTGGTCTGGAAATCCACCTATCAACTCAGGCCAGTGCGACCAACTATGAAACGCTTGAATTTTGGAAGAATTTAGGACTGACTCGCGTTGTCCTAGCTCGCGAAGTTTCTATGGCTGAGCTGGCTGAGATTCGCCGACGTACTGACGTTGAAATAGAAGCCTTTGTTCATGGAGCCATGTGTATTTCTTACTCCGGCCGCTGTACGTTATCCAACCACATGAGTATGCGCGATGCCAATCGTGGAGGCTGCTCGCAATCCTGTCGTTGGAAATACGACCTCTACGACATGCCTTTTGGTCAAGAACGTAAGAGCTTGAAGGGTGAAGTTCCAGAAGAATTTTCCATGTCCGCAGTTGATATGTCCATGATTGACCGCATACCAGACATGATTGAAAATGGAGTGGATAGCTTGAAGATTGAGGGACGGATGAAGTCTATTCATTACGTTTCTACGGTGACTAACTGCTATAAAGCAGCTGTGAATGCTTATCTAGAAAGTCCTGAAAAGTTCGAAGCTATCAAGCAGGATTTGGTCGATGAGATGTGGAAGGTTGCTCAACGTGAATTGGCCACAGGATTCTACTATCATACTCCAACTGAAAATGAGCAGCTTTTCGGAGCGCGACGCAAGATTCCAGAATACAAATTTGTAGCTGAAGTAGTAGCTTATGACGCAGACAGTCAGACAGCGACTATTCGTCAGCGAAATGTTATTCATGAAGGAGATCAGGTTGAGTTTTACGGACCGGGCTTCCGTCATTTTGAAACCTTTATCACAGACCTTCGAGATGCTGACGGTAACAAAATTGATCGGGCTCCTAATCCGATGGAACTCCTGACCATTCACTTGGAGCAGCCCGTAGAGGCTGGCGATATGGTGCGGGCTCGAAAGGAAGGCTTGATTAATCTTTACAAGGAAGATGGCACTAGCGTGACCGTCCGAGCTTAATATTTTATTCATAGGTGGCTTTTTAATCTAAAAGCCATTTTTATGAATAGAGGTTTTCAGAGAGGAAATAACGTGATTCAGGTTTACGGAGATATTCTTGATGAGGAGACTCGCTGCCAGCATTATCACAGTGAAAGAGATATCATAGCCCTTAAGTGCTTTGCTTGTCAGAAGTACTATCCTTGCTTTCTCTGCCATGACCGCTACGAAGACCATGCTTTTCTGGCCTATCCCATGAGTCGGTCAGAAGATCGAGTAGTTCTTTGCGGACATTGCAGGACAGAGCTGACTATTTCTCAGTACCTTGGCTGTGAGGATGCCTGTCCTATCTGTAATCATCCTTTTAATCCAGGATGCAAGAAGCATCGATCAATTTATTTTCAGACAAACAAATAACTCTTCCATCCAGCTGGATGGAAGAGTTATCTTTTGAAACGACGGTTGGTGACGCGAATGTCTTTCTTTTGGGCTTCACGGATATTATTGGGTACGAGACTGATTCGCTTGATGTCCTGCACGCGGATAATAGTGGTCATACTTTTCTTGAAATTCTTGATAATCAGCTGCAGGCGCTCGCGATCGTATTTGACAATATCGCCGGTGAAGCTTTTATCCAAAAAGATAACGTGGACACCAGATTGTTTTCGCAGAGCTAGTTCAATGGTACGCAGAATGCGGCCGCTGTCCTCTGGTCCCTGTTCATTCTTTTTGCCACTGATAAATTCGTTGGCTCTTTGTAAAATCATTTCGAGATATTTTTTCATAGCTAAAATCTCCATAACTTGTTACAATATATTATATAACAAAATTCCCTAAATTGTAAATTCTTTTACGAATTATTAGTTGGAAAATAAAACAAGAGGTGAAATATGACTGAATTTACATTCGAAATCGAAGAAAAACTTCTGGTCCTGTCTGAAAATGACAAGGGCTGGACCAAGGAACTCAACCGAGTTAGCTTTAACGGAGCACCAGCTAAGTATGATATTCGGACTTGGAGTCCAGACCACAGCAAAATGGGCAAGGGAATTACACTTTCTAATGAAGAATTCCAAGTTCTCGTGGATGCATTTAAAAACTGATAGAGAAAGCTCTATCAGTTTTTTCTATTTCTCTGAAAAGTAGGGATGGAATTTCAGACTCTTAAAAATAGGAATGCTGATAATGGTGATGGCAACCATTTTTAGCAAGTCAGGCAGGATAAAAGGAGTAAGACCAACCGCGACCGACTTAGAGAAATCAAATCCTCCCAAAAAATGGAGTCCTAGGATACCACCGACAAAGACGAGAGCATCACCCAATACATTGGCTATAAAAACCATATAGAAAGGACTGTCCTTATGGGTCAGACTGGATGTCACAAAGGCAAAGAGTAAGTAGAACCAGAGATAGCCGGCGC encodes:
- a CDS encoding peptidase U32 family protein; translated protein: MARKLKRPEVLSPAGTLEKLKVAVRYGADAVFIGGQAYGLRSRAGNFTFEQMEEGVQFAASYGAKVYVAANMVMHEGNEEGAGEWFRRLRDIGIAAVIVSDPALIAIAASEAPGLEIHLSTQASATNYETLEFWKNLGLTRVVLAREVSMAELAEIRRRTDVEIEAFVHGAMCISYSGRCTLSNHMSMRDANRGGCSQSCRWKYDLYDMPFGQERKSLKGEVPEEFSMSAVDMSMIDRIPDMIENGVDSLKIEGRMKSIHYVSTVTNCYKAAVNAYLESPEKFEAIKQDLVDEMWKVAQRELATGFYYHTPTENEQLFGARRKIPEYKFVAEVVAYDADSQTATIRQRNVIHEGDQVEFYGPGFRHFETFITDLRDADGNKIDRAPNPMELLTIHLEQPVEAGDMVRARKEGLINLYKEDGTSVTVRA
- a CDS encoding CHY zinc finger protein: MIQVYGDILDEETRCQHYHSERDIIALKCFACQKYYPCFLCHDRYEDHAFLAYPMSRSEDRVVLCGHCRTELTISQYLGCEDACPICNHPFNPGCKKHRSIYFQTNK
- a CDS encoding YdbC family protein, with the protein product MTEFTFEIEEKLLVLSENDKGWTKELNRVSFNGAPAKYDIRTWSPDHSKMGKGITLSNEEFQVLVDAFKN
- a CDS encoding biotin transporter BioY — protein: MNKNKAFLLALPAIGAAFLAVLSQLTISIGPVPITLQTFAVGLIATIFKPREAVLSVFIYLLLGAIGLPVFAGGSGGFQALFGPSAGYLWFYLLFAFVTSSLTHKDSPFYMVFIANVLGDALVFVGGILGLHFLGGFDFSKSVAVGLTPFILPDLLKMVAITIISIPIFKSLKFHPYFSEK